The genomic region AACAAAGTCCAGTTCAAGATCGTTACATTCAATTTCCAACAACTCCCCTTTTGTTCCTACCAACGGCAAATAATTAAAAAACGGATTGGCACTTAAACCAAAACCTTCACAAAATACCACGTGTTTTGCTTTTAGATCAGTATAAATCACATAACCGTTTTCAAATTTCAAAGCGCTATAATCCATTCGGCTATTTTGGTAGCGCTCGTGAGCTACTAAGTAAGAAATATATTTTTTCTGAAGTAAATCGGTATCCACCCGTCCTGTTTGAAGCACTTCGCCATACCCAAAAGGCGCATCTACGCAGTCAAGTGTATTCTTTTTCAGTTTCGTAGATAGGAAAGGTTGCAATCCAGGCTTATCGGAAGCTTCAAACCAATTATTTTGTTCTTCCACGGAAACAAATCTCCTTAAAACTGGAATCTTAAAATCCAATTTAGTTTCCAATTTGCCTTCCAAATGCTGGTAGTATGCCGTTAGCATATCCAATTGTTCAACCGACTTCCAGACCGGGGTAAATCGTTTTAAAATGACGGGATTATACATTCCTCCCGCTACGTTTGATGACTGCTGGGAATCATCATCCAAAACCATGAAAGTTTTGTTGTTTTTTTCCAATTGCTCACAAAAAGCAATTCCGGCCAAGCCTATTCCTACCACTATATAATCTACCATTATACAAAGATAGTGCTAAGTTGTAAAAACAAAAAAACCACGCTTTGCGCGTGGTTTTTTTGTTTTTATGTCGTGAATTGGAATCTTATATTCTAGTAACTCCACATATCCTGTTCTTTGTCCCTTATTTTCTCCTGTAAGCGTTGCGCTTCTAGAAGTTGGAACATGGCATTGTCTGGAATGTAATCTTTAACACCTCTATCTCCTTGAACATTCTCTTCTTTGTAGATAATAGCATTAAAACGTCTTGCATTCAACAACTGGTCGAAAGAAATTGGTCTAGAAGAGTTCTGGTCGTTAAATGCTTTGGCATCGTGCAGGATTTCTCTCGCACTTGGGAACCAAACCCAGAACAACTCAACCAAATCAGATTGTTCACTATCTATAAAGTTTACATCTGGAGCAACAGGCGCCAAGCCTAACAAACGGTATTTTAGTTCTCCTTGACGCTTATCGAAGTACCAAACTCCTTTAATACGCCATTCTTGAATATCTGCCGCCGTTAATTCCCTTCTATTGATGTATTCCGCAGAAACTTGTTCTCCAGCATTTAATTGCTCGTAACCAAGGTCTGTGGTATCCACTTTTTGCAAGGTAGCTTCCAAATCCCCAAACTTACGCTTTTCAGTAAAGTAAGAGTCTACATAGATATCTTCCAAACTTCCATTTTTAATGTTTCTAATAATAACATCGTAAAGGGATCTACGCTCACTTCCTATATCTACCGTATCGATTGGATAGTAATATGGAAAGTTTATTCTTTCATCAAGATCTATACGTTCCCAAACAGTTTTAGACCAAAGGATATCCCTATCATCTACATACCCGTATGGTAACGGCTCGTCGTTATCTGCTTCTATCTGGTCTTCAGTTTTAACCCCAACTTCTTCTGGAGTCTTTGCATTCAGCAAATTTGCTTGTGCAAAACTGCTTGCCGATAGTATAACAGTTGTTATAGTTAATAAAATCGATTTCCAATTCATAACACTAATAATTTATTAATTTGTTAGCTCAACAACAACAGGAGATACTTTTTTAAGCTTGTAAGATCTGTTGTTGGTAATGTAAGCTTCAATATCAAAAATTTGTACAGCCTCACCTCTTCCTGCTCTTTGAAGGGCAGATTTTGCACGACCGTCTAATTTATTGCCATTAACTTCTACAGTTGGTTGTCCTGGAACTTTAAATTTGAATCCGCTTATCGCAAGATTTAAGTCAAAATCGAAGTCCTCTAACATCGCACCAACAGTTGAAATTTCAAGGTTGTTTCTTGGCATTTTAATTTCGCCATATTCACCCCTTACTGTTCCTGAAGGACGTGGAATGTCTTTAATTCTAAATTCTGAAGAAGAAGAAACCCCTTGACCATCTGGTAAGGTACCACTCGCCTTAATAGTAACGGTTCTACCTGTTCCAGGATTCATGGCATACTTACTACCAGAAACTTTTTGAAGTCCAGGTGCAGAAGCATTAACCTTGTTATCTGGAATACCAGGAATAGAAATGGTAATTGGGTTGGAAACTCCACGGTAAACCACATTCATTTTATCTGCTGAAATTACCGCTGCATTTGGCTTAGTAATCGTTGCAAATTTTTGATCTACCAAAACCTCAATAGGCTCTCCATCTTGCTTGAAGATTAAGTTACCTTTTAATTGATGATCTCCAGCACTTCCAGCACTTACCTTAAGTTTTACACGACCGTCTTCAATAACAAAGTCGTCTCCTTCTTTAAGGTCTCTTCCATCCAATTTAAGGTTTACTTCATTTGGCTTTGTAGTTCCATCCTTTCTTCCAAGAACAATAGCGCCATCGAAAGTCTCCCCTTGATAGTAAGCAGATTTTGGCTGCTCCAACAAGGTGGTGTAATTGGTCATCGATAAATCTGATGCCATTTGACCTTGTAACATTGCCTTAAGGATTTCATCTTGAGTCGTTTTTAAATCCGACTGCAATAAAGTAACCTTAGTTAAAGAAGCTACTAACGGAAATCCTTCGTAGTGATAGTTTAACCAATCTACTGGGCGCCCATCTCTGTTCTCTACCTTCCCTTTGTCATCACCTGTATGAAAACGTTGCTCGATTGAGCTTTTCAAAGAAGCCTTTTGTGCTGGCTTCATTAGTGAATCTGGAATATTGGTAATAGTAGCCAATGTAGTTTCTCTAAAGTTATTTATATGGTCAACAAACTTTTGTCCTTCCGCAGAATACCGATCTCCTTGAAAAAAAGCTTGATCTAGGAAATCTGATTTATCCATCACCTCATAATCGTTTCGATCTTCTGGTGGGATGTTTGCTACCATTTCAGCCTTTAGACTATCTAAATAACTGTTAAATCTTACAGATGTTTCTTTAATTTCTTCTGTGTCCTCAAAAAGCTCTGCATACTTGTCTGGCTGCTCTGTAGACTTTAATTTTAAGTCGTTAAACGCTGCCAAGTTACGCTCTGTAGCTTTTTCGTTGAAGTTTGTTAGCTTTTCATTTAATAAACCAAAAGCAGACAATACTTCCTTACTCATATTCAACGCCAGCATTGCGATGAAAACCAAGTACATTAGGTTAATCATCTTCTGACGTGGTGATAAACTTCCTCCTGCCATATCTAATTCGTTTTAATGTTAATTATTTATTCAATAAAACTGAATTAATTAGCAGGTCTGTTCATAGCAGAAAGCATTCCACCGTACACACCGTTTAATGAAGACAAGTTAGTTGTTAACGACTGCATTTGATCTTTTAATTTTCCAGCATTGGCCGCCACTTCTTCTTGAATGGTCGCTTGCTTGTTAGCACTTTCCAATTGTACTTTGTAAAGGCTATTTAAAGATTCCATTTGTGCAGCAGCTAAAGAAAGTTCTTCGCTATATTTCTTAGTAGAAGTCAAAGCCTCTGCAGTTGGAGAAATGTTTTTAGCAGCACCTTCGAAGTTTCTAATGCTATCCCCTAGGCTAGACATTAAAGCTGAATCGATTTTTGCTTCTTTAAGCATGTCGTCTAACTTTTTAGAAAGTTGACCTTCTGCTTCTTTCACTTCCAATGCATTTTGTTTTCTAGTAACTGTAGCTCCTCCTGCTAATTCAGGATAAACTAAAGTCCAGTCTAAATCGTCGTCTACCGGCTCGAAAGCAGAGATTGCAAAAATTACCGCTTCCGTGATAAGACCAATGGCTAATAATAGCCCTCCATTAATGGGACCGAATTCCCAGTGTAAAATTTTAAACAATGCCCCGATAATTACAACGGAAGCTCCTAGCCCGTAGGCCATGTTAAAAAGTTTCTTTGATGATTTTGATTGTGCCATAGTAATAAAAATTTCTAGTTAAGTTAAGTTATTAAACAAGTAGTAATTTGGATTAAAGTTTAGTTTTGGGTAGACTCGGTACCCATATAATCTTGTACTGTTCTAAAGCCAATATAGCTTCTTGCAGAATCCTGATATTCGTAATCTCTGGTACTTACCTGTAAAAAGTAAGCCACATCTTTCCACGAACCACCTCTAATAACCTTACGTTTGTTCTCGCCATCATAAGTATTAGGGTTCATTGTAGAAACATACTCGTACGAATTGGGGTCGTATGATGAATTTGTCCATTCAGAAACATTACCAGCCATATTGTAAAGGTTGTAATCGTTGGGGTCGTAAGATTTTGCCTCTACAGTATAAAGCGCTTGGTCTGCCGCATAATCCCCTCTTAAAGGTTTAAAGTTTGCCATAAAGCACCCTCTGTCGTTTAAGATGTAAGGACCACCCCAAGGATAGGTACCAGATTCAATTCCTCCTCTGGCAGCATATTCCCACTCTGCTTCTGTTGGTAATCTAAACTGATTTACAAATTGCTTATTTTTATCTTTCTGAAAATCGTTTTTGTATTTTGTTCTCCATGCACAGAATGCCTTTGCTTGTTTCCAAGAAACACCAACTACAGGATAATCGCTATACGCCTCGCTCCAAAAATAGTCGTTATGCATTGGTTCGTTGTAAGAATAACTAAAGTCTTTTATCCAAGCCGTAGTATCTGGGTATACCAATACCTCTTCATGCTTAATAAAGTCTTTACGTTTTCCACCGCCTTTTGCTCTAGCAGCCGCTTGGATATCCATCCAATCGTACTGGAACTTTAACTTTGTTACATCGATAGTCCTTTGACCGTTGTAAGACTCTTCTACGGGAATATACATAGTGTCCATCACTTCTGTATAATATTCATCTGGATATTCAGAGGTATCATAAATAAGATCTACATCTTTATTTAGACGTCTTCCTTCGTAACCAGTCTCCCCCATTCCAGAGTAGTTAAAAAGCATGTACTTTTCGTATTCACTTAGATCGGTAGTGTCTGCATCTTTAAATGCAAATTCTCCAATTCCTCCGTTTCCGGGGATTTCTCCAAGGTCATCGGCAAGTATTGCCAACTTTGTGCGGATTACGGAATCTTTTACCCATTCTACAAACTGGCGGTATTCGCTGTTTGTAATTTCAGTTTCGTCCATATAAAATGAACGCACCGTTACGGTTTTAGTTGGAGCATTGAGAACATCGGCCATGTCTTCTTCAGACCTTCCCATTATGAAGGCACCACCGGGGACTAAAGACATTCCGTAGGGCTTTTCGGGATGCCATTTCTGACCGCTAACGCCAACTAATTCTCCTCTGTCATTAGAACCACAGCTGGTTAATAATAATGTAACAGATGCTAATAGAAATAGCTTTTTCATATACATAATTGAGGTTAAATTACATTCTTAGATTTAAGATGGTAAACCTATTTAATAAATTTTAAAAAAACAATAAACTCTTAATTTTTGTTGTCAAATGGCCATAAAGCACAGTCAATTTAAAATATCGTGTTATTTCTACAGCTACTACACCAACATTTTTTTATACGCCTTCCACCATCTCTCGGGCACGACGCCGTTACTGGCTTCGAGATATTCCATGTGTGTGCATGGTAATAACGTATGTCTTTTAAATTTATTATTTAAATTTTCAATTTGAGGCACTTCTATCCACCACCGTCCAGAGATATTGCTCTTAAAAAAGCAAATATCCATATCTTCCAATGGTACTATATACTTATCGTAATTCGCATTTGTAATAAAAGGATAATCTTTTTTCCTAAAATTATACCCTTCCACAAAATACCATATAATTTGGGCGGTTAACTGCGCACATTGTAAAGTTTTGGTTGCATTAAAAACTCCAAAAGCAGTAACCTTATCACTTATTCCTGCATAGCGTGCAATAGCACATATCTCCCTTCCATCGAAACCATTGGGAAAGGTATTTGCCCCGTAACCCAATTCTGCAGCTTTAATTGAAGTTAAGTCTAAACTCACCAAATCGGTATCGCGAAGTACTGGTTCCACAATGGTTACATCGTTGGTTACCTCCCCTAAACGATACGCATCAAAAAAAAGCTTCTCCATTAAATCTATTTCTTCCTGGGCGTTGAAATAAGTTTGATAACCAATGCTTGAAAAATTAAAAAGATTATTTGGTTGCTCCATAATAATCTTACTCATATATGCACTGGAGGAAATCAATTCATCTGAAGCGCTAAAATCGAATTTACTATCCACCGAAGTAAGATTCACCATTTGCTCCATTTTATCGTAAGCTCGATACATGGCGTAGGTAAGGTCTTGGCACCCTCCTATAATTATTGGTATAATATTTTGTTTTAAAAGGGATTCGGTTAGGGCAGTTACTGCATAAAAAGTATCTTGTATGCTTTCACCAGGCTCAACATCACCCAAATCGGCGATCTCTCCATGCCAATTCCCTTTAAACAATTTATAAAGCTGGATACGAATAGCAGAAAGATCAAAATCGACATGCGCGCCACCATTGCTTTCGCTTCTAGATTCGTTAACCCCAATAATGGCCAATTGAACTCCTTCCAGCTCCGGAAAACAACCTTTTTCCTTATGAATGCGCATGGTTCTTCCCAAAGCTTGTTTTGGCAATAATTCATTATGCGCCAACACCACACTTTTAACAGGCATTAAAAAATCAACATTCATTGATTACTTTTTGGATTTAGCTTTCTTTGCTGTTGTTTTCTTTTTAGTAGTTGTCTTCTTTTTGGCAGCGGCTTTCTTCTTGGGTGCTTTTTTCTCCAAAAGATCTTTTGCTTCCTCTAAAGTTATTTTTGTTGCATCAACATCTTTAGACAACTCCACTTTTGTTTTTCCTTTTATAATATTAGAACGTCCCCAACGGGCTTTTTCCACACGAATTCCTTCTTCTTCCCAATTATGGATTAATTTTTCCCGTTCTTTTCGAAGCTTATCTTCAACTAGTTCCTCGATGTCTTCCTGCGAAAGGTTATCAAAATCGTATTTTTTATTGACGTTGATAAACATACCATCCCATTTTATAAAAGGCCCAAAACGACCTTTTCCTTTGGTAACATCTTTATCTTTATAAGAAGCTATAGGGGCATCTGCTTTTTTCTTCTGAAGGATTAATTCTTTCGCACGTTCCATATCGACCTCAAAAAGATCTTCTCCTTTTTCTAACGACACAAAACTCTTTCCAAAGCGAACATACGGCCCGAACCTCCCTACATTTACTTCCACCTCATCCCCTTCAAAAATACCTAGCTTTCTAGGAAGCTTAAAAAGATCCAATGCTTCGTCAAAAGTTATGGTATCGATTGATTGATCTGGTAATAAACTCGCAAAACGCGGCTTTTCTTCCTCTTCGGCGGTTCCAATTTGTGCCATGGGCCCAAAACGACCCAAACGAACACTCAATTGACGGCCACTTTCGGGATCTTTCCCTAAAATTCGCTCTCCGCTTTCCCGATCTGCATTTTCCTCCACATCTTTTACATTGGGATGGAAATCTTTGTAAAAAGACTGAATCATTTGCGTCCAATCTTCTTCACCGGAAGCAATATCATCGAAACTTTGCTCCACTTTTGCCGTAAAATTGTAATCTAAAATTCCGGAAAAATGATTTACAAGGAAATCGTTCACGATCATCCCAATATCGGTAGGGACTAATTTCCCTTTATCGGATCCTACGGTCTCGGTAAGCTTGTCTTCTTTAACCTTGTTATTCTCTAAGGTAAATTGAATATAATCCCGCTCCACTCCATCGATGGTTCCACGCCCTACATAACCACGATTTTGAATAGTGGAAATAGTTGGAGCATAGGTAGACGGACGACCAATACCCAATTCTTCAAGTTTTTTTACCAAGGAAGCTTCGGTATATCTATAGGGCGGTCTTGAGAAACGCTCGGTCGCCGTTATATAATTATCGTAAACGGTTTCCCCAACTTTCAACGCCGGAAGCATTCCTGCCTGCTCTTCCTCTTCGTCATCAGTTCCTTCCAGATACACTTTTAAGAATCCTTCAAACTTCAAGACTTCTCCATTCGCCGTAAATAATTCGTCGTGTTTATCGGCTTCAATTTTAACATTTGTTCTTTCCAGTTGAGCATCACTCATTTGAGACGCCAACGTCCTTTTCCAGATCAATTCATACAAACGCGCTTGATCTCTCTCTATCTGCACGCGGTGACGCGTCATATCGGTCGGGCGGATCGCTTCGTGCGCTTCTTGCGCCCCTTTGGATTTTCCCGTATAACTTCTAGGTTTGCTAAATTCTTTTCCGTAGGACTTTATAATCTCATCTTTTGCCGCTTCTATGGCCTCGCTCGACAAGTTAACGCTATCTGTTCTCATATAAGTAATGAGACCCGCTTCGTAAAGACGTTGCGCCATATTCATAGTTTTACCAACCGAGAAATAAAGTTTTCTCGACGCTTCCTGTTGCAAAGTAGAAGTGGTAAATGGTGCTGCCGGTGTCTTTTTGGCCGGCTTTGTATCTAAATCGGCTATCTTAAAGTTTGCCGAAATATTGCTATCTAAAAATGCTTTTGCTTCTTCCTTTGTTTTAAAGGCTTTATTGATTTTAGCTTTAAAACTTTTACCTTCTTCATTTCTAAATTCGGCAACAATTTTAAATGTAGCTTCTGGCTCAAATTCCTTTATTTCGCGCTCCCTTTCTACAATAAGGCGTACAGAAACTGACTGGACCCTTCCTGCTGAAAGTCCGGTTTTAATCTTTTTCCAAAGAACTGGTGAAAGTTCGTACCCCACCAACCTATCTAAAACCCTCCTAGCCTGTTGGGCGTTTACCAAATTGTAATCTATGGTACGTGGATTGTCGATCGCTTTTTGGATGGCACTTTTGGTAATAGAATTAAAAACAATTCTTTTGGTTCTGTCTTTATCGAGCTTTAGTTCCTCTGCCAAGTGCCATGCAATAGCTTCCCCTTCACGGTCTTCATCACTGGCCAACCATACAGTTTCTGCAGTTTTAGCAAGATCTTTAAGCTTTTTAACTACCGCCTTCTTATCAGAAGAAACAATATACTTAGGCTTAAAATCCTTTTCTACATCTACTCCTAATTCTTTTGATGGAAGGTCTGCTATATGCCCAAAGCTAGAAGCTACCGTATAATCTTTTCCCAAAAATTTTTCGATAGTCTTCGCCTTTGCAGGAGACTCCACAATAACCAAATTCTTTGCCATAAGCCATTTTTTAAGAGTACAAAAGTATACAGAATTTTTAATTAGCCATACAAAGCTAGATGTAAAGACCTTAATCGACCTTTAAAATGAAGCATCACTTGCAAGCAATTTTAGTTAATTTTCAAACTTTTTTATGCTAAATTTCGGAATATCCTATTTGGGAAATCTCATCCTCATCTTCAAAACCAACCGTCTCCTTATACACCTGGAAGGCTGGCAAGTATACAAATGAAGCTGTAAACAAATACCCAATTCCGCAAAGCAAAAATCCGACAACTTGTGCCAATAAACTCGCCACCACAAGAAGTCCAAAAGAAATTAACCATTTTTTATTTCCAAGCTTAAATGCTGCTTTTAAAATTTGCTTTGCACTTAATTCTGGATTGAAAGCAAAGATTACCGAAATAAACATTAATGGAACTGTTACATAAATTACAGGCAAGAAACATAGTAAAGTAGCCAAAAGCGCAATTACCAGCGAGAAAAATGCAAGTGTAAACAACTTTCCATAATACGGTTTTTTAAGATACATAAACAAGGATACCGTTGGTGTTTCTATCCCGCTATCTTTTTGTTTCACTATTTTATAAAACCCCGCCATTAAACCTAATGATATCGACTGTACCACCAAAATAACGGGAAGAAACAATATAACAAATGGTATCATGGCAGCACTAAAAATCTCTTCGCTCATATCTGGGCTATACGAATCTGCAGCCGCAGCACCAATAAGTGGTATGTACAGAATGAGTAAAGCAGGTAACGCAAGCAAGAATGTAACAATAATAAGCAAAACCCCTTGACCCCACGATTTTTTAAACAACTCAATACATTTCCCGAAGATATCCCCAAAATCAAGTGCCTTGGAATTTTCAATTTTTTCTTGAAGTAGATTTAAGTTCATTTTATTTTTTGTTTGATTAGTTCACCAAAGCTAATATTTATTTTTTGTTAAAAATAAAAAAACTCACCCCTAAGGATAAGTTTCTCAATCTAATAACATTAAAAACAAAATAGATTACCGCAGTGTAAGTTCACTTAAAAGTTCTAATCCGTTTTCTTTATATTTATATTGATATAGAACCTCCCCACCAATCATTACCAAACTATTTGCCAGTGGTATAACATCGTAGGTCTTTTTAACGGTGTGCGTTTGCACCAACTTCATATCTAAAACATCGGTTTTATCGAAAACTTTGAGGCCAGCATCTCCATCGCACACAAATAGGCGATTTTCTTTAACCCCCAGCCCATAGGGCTCTTCCAATGTATAAGAAGCTTTTCCTACCGGATTTTCGATATTCGAAATATCGATTACTTCCAAACTGCTTTGCGTATCGCCGCATAAATTCCCACTCCGTAAAGTTACAAACGCATAATCGCCATCTACAACTACGGGGTCGCACGATTTGGCATGACGGAATTGAGAAACAAAAGTTGGTAAACTCGGATTCTCAATATTGTAAATAAACATGCCAGTCATACTCCCCAAAAACAAATAATCCCCACGGTTAAATAAGGTTTCAATATCAAAGCCAGCATACACAGGTTCTTGCACATTTGGAGCTTTAAGGTTAGAGATATTAAAGATGTTTATACTGCTATAATCCACCGCATATAAATAATCGCCTACAATCTTAAATCGCGCTAAAGACCCCCCTTGCCCCGTTTGAGACGGCGCTAAACTTTCACTAAAAGCAGCATTATCTACGCTATAATATATTGGATCGTTATTTATCTTACGGCGTTCTTCCTTAATGTCCCACCCAATAATTACAGAAGTCCCATCTTGTGGGTACGTTTCATAATTTATATAGCTAGCTTCTTCTGGATACGGGGTGTAGTAAGGAAAAACATCCTTTACCCTTTCAACTTCTTTAATATCATTAAGGTTGGATATATTAAAAACCACTAAATCCATATAACTATCCACATACAGAAAATCACCTTTCACCTCCATGTCGTTACTCCCCAAAACCTTTAAAAAGGCCATTTTTTCTGGGCTGGCCGGATTGGTGTTATTGATAATGTGTATACCTTTATTTTTATCATTTACTAAAATCAGGTTTTCCTTGATATAAATTTTTCCCGATTCATTGATTTCTTGAGGAGGAAGCACCACAGAAGAAGTACGCAAAGCCTCCACACTAAGAGTTACGGCAGATGCGATTTTTACGGTTTCATATCCGGCATCATCATCAGAACACGAGAAAAATACTAAAAGTGGTAGCAGACAAAGTAGTAACTTATTCATTTTCATATTTTTTGGCTTAATGGTTATTTTCTTCTAGATTCAAAATCATTAAAAAAGTTGCGTTAAAATAACGCTGACAATTTGTCACTAGATAAATTTTAATCTTATCTTTGCACCCAAATTGATTTTTTTTGATGGAGAAGATTATTGACGAGAAAAAACAAGGGAACAGTTTAGTTTTAGAACAGCAAAAAGAAAACTCCCGCAAGCTTTATATTGAAAGTTACGGCTGCCAGATGAATTTTTCTGATAGCGAAATTGTTGCATCCATACTTGCCAAAGAAGGTTTTAACACTACCCAAAAGATGGAGGATGCAGATTTGGTACTAGTAAACACTTGTTCCATTAGGGATAAAGCCGAGCAAACGGTGCGGAAAAGGTTGGAGAAATTTAATGCGGTAAAACGTATTAATCCTAAAATGAAAGTAGGAGTTCTTGGTTGCATGGCAGAACGCTTAAAGAGCAAATTCCTTGAAGAAGAAAAAATCGTGGATATGGTTGTGGGGCCAGATGCCTACAAAGACCTCCCTAACCTAATCCAAGAAATTGATGAAGGAAGAAATGCAGTTAATGTTATTCTCTCCAAGGAAGAAACTTACGGCGATGTTGCGCCAGTTCGCCTAAACACTAATGGCGTTAGTGCTTTTGTTTCCATTACAAGAGGTTGCGATAATATGTGTACCTTTTGTGTGGTTCCATTTACAAGAGGAAGGGAGCGCAGTAGAGACCCACAATCCATTTTAAAAGAAGTAAGCGATCTCTGGGAACGTGGTTTTAAGGAAATTACATTATTAGGGCAAAATGTAGACAGTTATTTATGGTATGGTGGCGGACTCAAAAAAGATTTTGAAAAAGCCAGTGAAATGCAAAA from Galbibacter sp. BG1 harbors:
- the topA gene encoding type I DNA topoisomerase; translated protein: MAKNLVIVESPAKAKTIEKFLGKDYTVASSFGHIADLPSKELGVDVEKDFKPKYIVSSDKKAVVKKLKDLAKTAETVWLASDEDREGEAIAWHLAEELKLDKDRTKRIVFNSITKSAIQKAIDNPRTIDYNLVNAQQARRVLDRLVGYELSPVLWKKIKTGLSAGRVQSVSVRLIVEREREIKEFEPEATFKIVAEFRNEEGKSFKAKINKAFKTKEEAKAFLDSNISANFKIADLDTKPAKKTPAAPFTTSTLQQEASRKLYFSVGKTMNMAQRLYEAGLITYMRTDSVNLSSEAIEAAKDEIIKSYGKEFSKPRSYTGKSKGAQEAHEAIRPTDMTRHRVQIERDQARLYELIWKRTLASQMSDAQLERTNVKIEADKHDELFTANGEVLKFEGFLKVYLEGTDDEEEEQAGMLPALKVGETVYDNYITATERFSRPPYRYTEASLVKKLEELGIGRPSTYAPTISTIQNRGYVGRGTIDGVERDYIQFTLENNKVKEDKLTETVGSDKGKLVPTDIGMIVNDFLVNHFSGILDYNFTAKVEQSFDDIASGEEDWTQMIQSFYKDFHPNVKDVEENADRESGERILGKDPESGRQLSVRLGRFGPMAQIGTAEEEEKPRFASLLPDQSIDTITFDEALDLFKLPRKLGIFEGDEVEVNVGRFGPYVRFGKSFVSLEKGEDLFEVDMERAKELILQKKKADAPIASYKDKDVTKGKGRFGPFIKWDGMFINVNKKYDFDNLSQEDIEELVEDKLRKEREKLIHNWEEEGIRVEKARWGRSNIIKGKTKVELSKDVDATKITLEEAKDLLEKKAPKKKAAAKKKTTTKKKTTAKKAKSKK
- the gldN gene encoding gliding motility protein GldN, producing MNWKSILLTITTVILSASSFAQANLLNAKTPEEVGVKTEDQIEADNDEPLPYGYVDDRDILWSKTVWERIDLDERINFPYYYPIDTVDIGSERRSLYDVIIRNIKNGSLEDIYVDSYFTEKRKFGDLEATLQKVDTTDLGYEQLNAGEQVSAEYINRRELTAADIQEWRIKGVWYFDKRQGELKYRLLGLAPVAPDVNFIDSEQSDLVELFWVWFPSAREILHDAKAFNDQNSSRPISFDQLLNARRFNAIIYKEENVQGDRGVKDYIPDNAMFQLLEAQRLQEKIRDKEQDMWSY
- the gldL gene encoding gliding motility protein GldL, with product MAQSKSSKKLFNMAYGLGASVVIIGALFKILHWEFGPINGGLLLAIGLITEAVIFAISAFEPVDDDLDWTLVYPELAGGATVTRKQNALEVKEAEGQLSKKLDDMLKEAKIDSALMSSLGDSIRNFEGAAKNISPTAEALTSTKKYSEELSLAAAQMESLNSLYKVQLESANKQATIQEEVAANAGKLKDQMQSLTTNLSSLNGVYGGMLSAMNRPAN
- the gldK gene encoding gliding motility lipoprotein GldK, whose product is MKKLFLLASVTLLLTSCGSNDRGELVGVSGQKWHPEKPYGMSLVPGGAFIMGRSEEDMADVLNAPTKTVTVRSFYMDETEITNSEYRQFVEWVKDSVIRTKLAILADDLGEIPGNGGIGEFAFKDADTTDLSEYEKYMLFNYSGMGETGYEGRRLNKDVDLIYDTSEYPDEYYTEVMDTMYIPVEESYNGQRTIDVTKLKFQYDWMDIQAAARAKGGGKRKDFIKHEEVLVYPDTTAWIKDFSYSYNEPMHNDYFWSEAYSDYPVVGVSWKQAKAFCAWRTKYKNDFQKDKNKQFVNQFRLPTEAEWEYAARGGIESGTYPWGGPYILNDRGCFMANFKPLRGDYAADQALYTVEAKSYDPNDYNLYNMAGNVSEWTNSSYDPNSYEYVSTMNPNTYDGENKRKVIRGGSWKDVAYFLQVSTRDYEYQDSARSYIGFRTVQDYMGTESTQN
- a CDS encoding NAD(P)/FAD-dependent oxidoreductase encodes the protein MVDYIVVGIGLAGIAFCEQLEKNNKTFMVLDDDSQQSSNVAGGMYNPVILKRFTPVWKSVEQLDMLTAYYQHLEGKLETKLDFKIPVLRRFVSVEEQNNWFEASDKPGLQPFLSTKLKKNTLDCVDAPFGYGEVLQTGRVDTDLLQKKYISYLVAHERYQNSRMDYSALKFENGYVIYTDLKAKHVVFCEGFGLSANPFFNYLPLVGTKGELLEIECNDLELDFVLKSSVFIIPLGKNRFKVGATYKWKDKTDAPTEDSRKELEDKLQGFLKCPYKVVSQAAGIRPTVTDRRPLVGTHPEYKNLHVLNGLGSRGVMVSPFVAEKLYNSIENNENLDSEMDIARFQKKYPQKFVSKNG
- the gldM gene encoding gliding motility protein GldM, producing the protein MAGGSLSPRQKMINLMYLVFIAMLALNMSKEVLSAFGLLNEKLTNFNEKATERNLAAFNDLKLKSTEQPDKYAELFEDTEEIKETSVRFNSYLDSLKAEMVANIPPEDRNDYEVMDKSDFLDQAFFQGDRYSAEGQKFVDHINNFRETTLATITNIPDSLMKPAQKASLKSSIEQRFHTGDDKGKVENRDGRPVDWLNYHYEGFPLVASLTKVTLLQSDLKTTQDEILKAMLQGQMASDLSMTNYTTLLEQPKSAYYQGETFDGAIVLGRKDGTTKPNEVNLKLDGRDLKEGDDFVIEDGRVKLKVSAGSAGDHQLKGNLIFKQDGEPIEVLVDQKFATITKPNAAVISADKMNVVYRGVSNPITISIPGIPDNKVNASAPGLQKVSGSKYAMNPGTGRTVTIKASGTLPDGQGVSSSSEFRIKDIPRPSGTVRGEYGEIKMPRNNLEISTVGAMLEDFDFDLNLAISGFKFKVPGQPTVEVNGNKLDGRAKSALQRAGRGEAVQIFDIEAYITNNRSYKLKKVSPVVVELTN
- a CDS encoding formimidoylglutamase, which gives rise to MNVDFLMPVKSVVLAHNELLPKQALGRTMRIHKEKGCFPELEGVQLAIIGVNESRSESNGGAHVDFDLSAIRIQLYKLFKGNWHGEIADLGDVEPGESIQDTFYAVTALTESLLKQNIIPIIIGGCQDLTYAMYRAYDKMEQMVNLTSVDSKFDFSASDELISSSAYMSKIIMEQPNNLFNFSSIGYQTYFNAQEEIDLMEKLFFDAYRLGEVTNDVTIVEPVLRDTDLVSLDLTSIKAAELGYGANTFPNGFDGREICAIARYAGISDKVTAFGVFNATKTLQCAQLTAQIIWYFVEGYNFRKKDYPFITNANYDKYIVPLEDMDICFFKSNISGRWWIEVPQIENLNNKFKRHTLLPCTHMEYLEASNGVVPERWWKAYKKMLV